One window of Chryseobacterium indologenes genomic DNA carries:
- a CDS encoding HmuY family protein has product MKYLKIFSVLSIMVATQSCLSADEDPVPVPPMTGSEVNVKVGGPTEPNQVWIDLSDYTNPAVNSRTDWDLGFYTGDEFRVIMNGSLAMTVIKIPDATDISKIKDADVESLKEIAQVGTFDAANMKYIDNPDGNFLTQTSGIDAIKENDTDNPVYLINLGREIPSAANIGAGSVSLSGDPRGWKKIQILRAQNGYKIRYADLNATGTDIKEYIITKDTEYNFSFFNLKTGTPVKVQPKKKSWDLAFTTFTNEVFMGPATSAGSYFYADFVTTNTLNGVGAYQVSVTGSLDQAYTAFKLKDVEPAKFVFNDHRAIGDKWRTTTGTASNPVPFVYSDRFFVLKDAEGFYFKLRFNKMKDENGNRGYTNFEFEPL; this is encoded by the coding sequence ATGAAGTATTTAAAAATATTTTCTGTTCTTTCCATCATGGTGGCCACACAGTCCTGTCTCTCTGCAGATGAAGATCCGGTTCCGGTTCCTCCCATGACTGGATCAGAAGTCAATGTAAAAGTGGGTGGTCCTACAGAACCTAATCAGGTTTGGATTGATCTGAGTGATTACACCAATCCGGCTGTCAACAGCAGAACAGACTGGGATCTTGGTTTTTATACAGGAGATGAATTTCGTGTAATAATGAACGGGTCTCTTGCTATGACAGTTATTAAAATACCTGATGCTACAGATATCAGTAAAATAAAAGATGCTGATGTTGAAAGTTTGAAAGAAATTGCTCAGGTAGGAACATTTGATGCAGCCAACATGAAGTATATCGATAATCCTGATGGTAATTTTCTGACTCAGACTTCCGGGATTGATGCCATCAAAGAAAATGATACTGATAATCCTGTTTATCTGATCAATCTGGGAAGAGAAATACCTTCCGCAGCCAATATCGGGGCAGGTTCCGTTTCATTGTCCGGTGATCCGAGAGGATGGAAAAAAATTCAGATCCTGAGAGCTCAGAATGGATATAAAATCCGCTATGCCGATCTGAATGCGACAGGAACAGATATCAAAGAATATATCATTACCAAAGATACAGAATACAACTTTTCGTTCTTCAACCTGAAAACAGGTACACCTGTAAAAGTTCAGCCTAAGAAAAAAAGCTGGGACTTAGCATTCACAACGTTTACCAATGAGGTATTCATGGGACCTGCAACCAGCGCGGGAAGCTACTTCTATGCAGATTTTGTAACGACCAATACCTTGAATGGAGTAGGTGCTTACCAGGTAAGTGTTACAGGAAGTCTGGATCAGGCTTATACCGCATTCAAACTGAAAGACGTAGAGCCGGCTAAATTTGTTTTTAACGATCATAGAGCCATCGGTGATAAATGGAGAACAACAACGGGCACGGCATCGAATCCTGTTCCTTTTGTCTACTCAGACCGTTTCTTTGTGCTGAAAGATGCTGAAGGTTTCTACTTTAAACTGAGATTCAACAAAATGAAAGATGAAAACGGAAACCGCGGGTACACCAACTTTGAATTTGAACCTTTATAA
- a CDS encoding heme/hemin ABC transporter substrate-binding protein — MKKFILAASVLVAVYSCKKAEASTKENTREATSEAPKTNNKIVTLNGGITEIVAALGHEKEIVGTDVTSTYPASLKATAKDLGHMRSMTIEPIMAVSPTLILASDKDINPELMGKIKSSGIQTEVFKQEYTVDGTKKLIESVAKAIGNTDYQKLNDKIDADLKQVQPIAKKPKVLFIYARGNMLMVSGKNTPMASLITLAGGENAVTDFEDFKPLTPEAVVKANPDVLFFFETGLQGAGGNEGALKMPGVSQTNAGKNKKIIAMDGGLVSGFGPRLGEAAVGLNKLLIENTK; from the coding sequence ATGAAAAAATTCATCCTTGCAGCTTCTGTACTTGTAGCAGTGTATTCCTGCAAAAAGGCAGAAGCATCAACGAAAGAAAATACAAGGGAAGCCACTTCTGAAGCACCAAAAACCAACAATAAAATAGTAACGTTAAACGGCGGAATTACCGAAATCGTAGCTGCTTTAGGCCACGAAAAAGAAATCGTGGGAACAGATGTTACAAGTACTTATCCTGCATCTTTAAAAGCTACGGCTAAAGATTTAGGCCACATGAGATCAATGACCATTGAGCCGATCATGGCAGTGTCTCCGACATTAATTTTAGCTTCTGATAAAGATATCAACCCTGAATTAATGGGGAAAATCAAATCTTCCGGGATTCAAACTGAAGTATTCAAACAGGAATATACAGTAGATGGAACTAAAAAGTTAATCGAATCTGTAGCAAAAGCGATTGGAAATACAGATTACCAGAAATTAAACGACAAGATTGACGCTGATCTTAAACAAGTACAGCCTATTGCTAAAAAACCAAAAGTATTATTCATCTACGCCAGAGGAAATATGCTGATGGTGAGTGGTAAAAATACACCAATGGCTTCATTGATCACTCTTGCAGGAGGTGAAAATGCTGTAACTGATTTTGAAGACTTCAAACCATTGACCCCTGAAGCTGTTGTAAAAGCTAATCCTGATGTACTGTTCTTCTTTGAAACAGGTTTACAGGGAGCAGGAGGAAACGAAGGCGCTCTTAAAATGCCGGGTGTTTCCCAAACCAATGCAGGAAAGAATAAGAAGATCATCGCAATGGATGGAGGTTTAGTATCAGGTTTCGGACCGAGACTAGGAGAAGCAGCAGTAGGATTAAACAAACTTTTAATTGAAAACACAAAGTAA
- a CDS encoding FecCD family ABC transporter permease has protein sequence MKTQSKLYFYLIISAVLLVIIAVLSLNTGVYDFGENSPFRALWQFIKGDPSLSLSDKYVIWDVRAARIVMAILIGGMLSVSGTSLQGLFKNPLATGDLIGLTSGATLLAAIAIVLGGHFKEYLPEVVQFSLVGIAAFIGSFLSMMLVYRISTSGGKTNVVMMLLTGVAITAIGFSITGFLIYISKDEQLRDLTFWNLGSLAAATWTKNIILAVVMTIAYIILLPKGKALNAMMLGEKDAQHLGINVEKLKKQIIITVALMVGTCVAFSGTIGFVGLIVPYILRLLFKSNNTFILPLSAMCGSILLLTADTFSRSIVAPSELPIGILTALMGGPIFIAILVKFKKSL, from the coding sequence TTGAAAACACAAAGTAAACTATACTTTTATCTTATTATAAGTGCAGTACTGCTGGTCATTATAGCAGTGCTGTCACTTAATACAGGAGTGTATGATTTCGGAGAGAATTCTCCGTTCAGGGCACTGTGGCAATTTATAAAAGGTGATCCGTCTTTGTCCTTAAGTGATAAATATGTGATTTGGGACGTAAGAGCAGCCAGAATTGTTATGGCAATTTTAATAGGAGGAATGCTTTCCGTCTCAGGAACCAGCCTTCAGGGACTTTTTAAAAACCCGCTGGCAACAGGTGATTTAATCGGCCTTACATCGGGTGCAACCCTGCTGGCGGCAATTGCGATTGTTTTAGGAGGACATTTCAAAGAATACCTTCCTGAGGTTGTACAGTTTTCATTGGTAGGAATCGCTGCTTTTATAGGATCATTCTTATCTATGATGCTGGTATACAGGATTTCAACAAGCGGAGGAAAAACAAATGTAGTGATGATGCTGCTTACCGGCGTTGCAATAACCGCAATAGGTTTTTCAATTACCGGATTCCTGATCTATATTTCAAAAGATGAACAGCTTAGAGATTTAACCTTCTGGAATCTGGGAAGTCTGGCAGCCGCTACATGGACAAAGAATATCATTCTGGCCGTTGTAATGACGATCGCTTACATCATTTTATTGCCTAAAGGAAAAGCTTTGAATGCCATGATGTTGGGAGAAAAAGATGCTCAGCACCTGGGAATCAATGTGGAAAAACTGAAAAAACAGATCATCATCACCGTTGCATTAATGGTGGGAACCTGTGTAGCATTTTCAGGGACAATTGGTTTTGTAGGTCTTATTGTACCTTATATTTTAAGACTTTTATTCAAATCCAACAATACCTTTATCCTGCCTTTATCAGCCATGTGCGGAAGTATTTTGCTGCTAACAGCAGATACATTCAGCAGAAGTATTGTAGCGCCGTCTGAGCTTCCAATAGGAATTCTGACTGCACTGATGGGAGGACCTATCTTTATTGCTATTTTGGTTAAATTTAAAAAATCACTGTAA